The following coding sequences lie in one Pseudomonas sp. B33.4 genomic window:
- the rfbD gene encoding dTDP-4-dehydrorhamnose reductase: MKKIVLFGSYGQVGWELQRSLPLLGNVVASDRSKLDLADLDAVSDYLRQERPDVIVNAAAYNAVELAETCEDDAQAINFHLVKVLADYAAENNAWLVHYSTDYVFNGASELPYRETDAPDPLNAYGRSKALGEGAVVSSGCNHLLLRTSWVYSTRGRNFAKTILNLAATKSEFSVVDDQAGAPTSASLVADATVLCLYRILNGTGAEALSGTYHLVSSGYASWYEYARYLVSEALNLGIPLNCTEHDIRAVSGSEYPTKAVRPKSSRLDNSKIQNAFNINIPDWKTYVKRTLSDMARQG, encoded by the coding sequence ATGAAGAAAATTGTTTTATTTGGAAGTTACGGACAAGTAGGCTGGGAGTTGCAGCGTTCCCTGCCTTTGCTTGGGAACGTTGTGGCTAGCGATCGAAGTAAACTTGACCTGGCTGATTTAGATGCTGTGTCGGACTATCTTCGTCAAGAACGCCCCGACGTTATTGTCAATGCGGCTGCCTATAACGCCGTTGAGCTGGCAGAGACCTGCGAAGATGACGCGCAGGCAATTAACTTTCATTTGGTGAAAGTGCTGGCTGACTACGCGGCGGAGAATAATGCGTGGCTTGTACATTATTCAACCGATTATGTTTTTAACGGCGCCTCCGAACTTCCCTACAGAGAGACTGATGCCCCTGATCCGTTGAATGCATATGGTAGGTCCAAAGCATTGGGCGAGGGTGCGGTTGTTAGTAGTGGCTGCAATCATCTTTTACTTAGAACCAGCTGGGTTTATTCCACGCGGGGGCGAAATTTTGCAAAAACAATATTGAACCTCGCGGCAACCAAGTCAGAATTCTCGGTCGTGGATGATCAAGCCGGTGCGCCGACGAGTGCTTCGCTCGTTGCGGATGCTACCGTGCTTTGCCTATATCGAATTCTGAATGGTACGGGGGCCGAGGCTCTTAGTGGTACGTACCATTTGGTTTCTTCGGGGTATGCGAGCTGGTATGAGTATGCCCGCTATTTGGTTTCAGAGGCATTAAATCTAGGGATTCCTCTTAACTGTACAGAGCACGATATACGTGCTGTGAGTGGTTCTGAGTATCCTACGAAAGCAGTCCGGCCGAAAAGCTCAAGACTGGACAATAGTAAAATTCAAAATGCGTTCAATATAAATATTCCGGATTGGAAGACTTATGTAAAAAGAACGCTTTCTGATATGGCCAGGCAGGGATGA
- the rpsA gene encoding 30S ribosomal protein S1 — protein MSESFAELFEESLKTLNLQAGSIITGVIVDIDYQARWVTVHAGLKSEALIPLEQFYNDAGDLTINVGDEVHVALDSVEDGFGETKLSREKAKRAECWIVLEAAFAAEEVVKGVINGKVKGGFTVDVNGIRAFLPGSLVDVRPVRDTTHLEGKELEFKVIKLDQKRNNVVVSRRSVLEAENSAEREALLESLQEGQQVKGIVKNLTDYGAFVDLGGVDGLLHITDMAWKRIKHPSEIVNVGDEIDVKVLKYDRERNRVSLGLKQLGEDPWVAIKARYPESTRVTARVTNLTDYGCFAELEEGVEGLVHVSEMDWTNKNIHPSKVVQVGDEVEVMVLDIDEERRRISLGIKQCKSNPWEDFSGQFNKGDKISGTIKSITDFGIFIGLDGGIDGLVHLSDISWNEVGEEAVRRFKKGDELDTVILSVDPERERISLGIKQLESDPFSEYVSVNDKGAIVTGTVKEVDAKGAIIVLADDIEATLKASEISRDRVEDARNVLKEGQEVEAKIISVDRKSRVIQLSIKSKDDAEEKEAIQSLKSAPEGEAADTTMAGLLRQAMAAKQN, from the coding sequence ATGAGCGAAAGCTTTGCGGAACTCTTTGAAGAAAGCCTAAAAACCCTGAACCTTCAGGCAGGCTCCATCATCACCGGTGTTATCGTTGATATCGATTACCAGGCTCGCTGGGTAACCGTTCACGCTGGCCTGAAGTCTGAAGCACTCATCCCGCTTGAGCAGTTCTACAACGACGCTGGCGATCTGACTATCAATGTCGGTGACGAAGTTCACGTTGCTCTGGACTCGGTTGAAGACGGTTTCGGTGAAACCAAGCTGTCCCGTGAAAAAGCCAAGCGCGCTGAGTGCTGGATCGTTCTGGAAGCAGCCTTCGCAGCTGAGGAAGTGGTCAAGGGCGTTATCAACGGTAAGGTTAAAGGCGGCTTCACTGTCGACGTTAACGGCATCCGTGCGTTCCTGCCAGGTTCCCTGGTTGACGTCCGTCCAGTGCGCGACACCACGCACCTGGAAGGCAAAGAGCTGGAATTCAAGGTCATCAAGCTGGACCAGAAGCGCAACAACGTTGTCGTTTCCCGTCGCAGCGTCCTGGAAGCCGAGAACTCCGCCGAGCGTGAAGCTCTGCTGGAATCCCTGCAGGAAGGCCAGCAAGTCAAAGGTATCGTCAAAAACCTCACCGATTACGGCGCATTCGTCGATCTGGGTGGCGTGGACGGCCTGCTGCACATCACCGACATGGCCTGGAAGCGCATCAAGCATCCTTCCGAGATCGTCAACGTTGGTGACGAAATCGACGTCAAGGTTCTGAAATACGATCGCGAACGCAACCGTGTTTCCCTGGGCCTGAAGCAACTGGGCGAAGATCCGTGGGTTGCTATCAAAGCCCGTTACCCAGAAAGCACTCGCGTTACCGCTCGTGTAACCAACCTGACCGACTACGGCTGCTTCGCTGAGCTGGAAGAAGGCGTTGAAGGTCTGGTACACGTTTCGGAAATGGACTGGACCAACAAGAACATCCACCCTTCGAAAGTCGTACAAGTCGGCGACGAAGTGGAAGTTATGGTTCTGGACATCGACGAAGAGCGTCGTCGTATCTCCCTGGGCATCAAGCAGTGCAAATCTAACCCATGGGAAGATTTCTCTGGCCAGTTCAACAAGGGCGATAAAATCTCCGGCACCATCAAGTCGATCACCGATTTCGGTATCTTCATTGGTCTGGACGGCGGCATCGACGGTCTGGTTCACCTGTCCGACATCTCCTGGAACGAAGTTGGCGAAGAAGCTGTTCGTCGTTTCAAGAAGGGCGACGAGCTGGACACCGTTATCCTGTCGGTTGACCCAGAGCGCGAGCGTATCTCCCTGGGTATCAAGCAACTGGAAAGCGATCCGTTCTCCGAGTACGTCTCGGTTAACGACAAAGGCGCAATCGTTACTGGCACCGTGAAAGAAGTTGACGCCAAAGGCGCCATCATCGTTCTGGCCGACGATATCGAAGCGACTCTGAAAGCCTCCGAAATCAGCCGTGACCGCGTTGAAGACGCGCGCAACGTTCTGAAAGAAGGCCAGGAAGTAGAAGCCAAGATCATCAGCGTTGATCGTAAGAGCCGCGTGATCCAACTCTCCATCAAGTCGAAAGATGATGCTGAAGAGAAAGAAGCTATCCAGAGCCTGAAATCGGCTCCGGAAGGTGAAGCAGCTGACACCACCATGGCTGGCCTGCTGCGCCAGGCAATGGCGGCCAAACAGAACTAA
- the hisC gene encoding histidinol-phosphate transaminase — MSGNFLALAQPGVQQLSPYVPGKPVDELARELDLDPAKIVKLASNENPLGASPKALAAIREELAELTRYPDGNGFALKSLLAEQCRVELNQVTLGNGSNDILELVARAYLAPGLNAVFSEHAFAVYPIATQAVGAQAKVVPAKDWGHDLPAMLAAIDANTRVVFIANPNNPTGTWFGAEALDEFLQDVPEHVLVVLDEAYIEYAEGSDLPDGLDFLAAYPNLLVSRTFSKAYGLAALRVGYGLSTPVVADVLNRVRQPFNVNSLALAAACAALKDHEYLAQSRQLNESGMQQLQAGFRELGLSWIESKGNFICVDLAQVAAPIFQGLLREGVIVRPVANYGMPNHLRVTIGLPAENSRFLEALRKVLARG; from the coding sequence ATGAGTGGCAACTTCCTCGCTCTGGCACAGCCGGGCGTGCAACAACTTTCGCCGTACGTTCCGGGCAAGCCTGTGGACGAACTGGCGCGCGAGCTGGATCTGGATCCGGCAAAAATCGTCAAGCTGGCGAGCAACGAAAACCCGTTGGGCGCCAGTCCGAAAGCCTTGGCGGCGATCCGCGAAGAGCTGGCCGAGCTGACCCGTTATCCGGATGGCAATGGTTTCGCGCTGAAATCCCTGCTCGCCGAGCAGTGCCGCGTCGAGCTGAATCAGGTCACGCTGGGCAATGGTTCCAACGACATTCTTGAGCTGGTCGCGCGTGCCTATCTGGCGCCGGGCCTCAATGCGGTTTTCAGCGAGCACGCGTTCGCGGTGTATCCGATTGCTACTCAGGCGGTCGGTGCGCAAGCCAAGGTCGTGCCGGCCAAGGATTGGGGGCATGACTTGCCTGCAATGCTCGCCGCCATCGATGCCAACACCCGCGTGGTATTCATCGCCAACCCGAACAACCCGACCGGCACCTGGTTCGGCGCTGAAGCGCTGGACGAGTTCCTGCAGGATGTTCCTGAGCACGTGCTGGTGGTGCTCGACGAAGCTTATATCGAGTACGCCGAAGGCAGCGATCTGCCGGACGGTCTGGATTTCCTCGCCGCTTACCCGAATCTGCTGGTATCGCGCACCTTCTCCAAGGCCTACGGTCTGGCGGCGTTGCGCGTTGGTTACGGTCTGTCGACTCCGGTTGTTGCTGATGTGCTGAATCGTGTTCGCCAGCCGTTCAACGTCAACAGCCTGGCCCTCGCGGCAGCTTGCGCAGCGTTGAAGGATCATGAGTATCTGGCGCAAAGCCGTCAGCTCAACGAGTCGGGTATGCAGCAGTTGCAGGCCGGTTTCCGTGAGCTGGGCCTGAGCTGGATCGAATCCAAAGGCAACTTTATCTGCGTCGATCTCGCTCAGGTCGCGGCCCCGATTTTCCAGGGCTTGCTGCGCGAAGGCGTGATCGTGCGTCCGGTGGCCAACTACGGTATGCCGAACCATCTGCGGGTGACCATCGGTCTGCCGGCGGAAAACAGCCGCTTCCTTGAAGCGCTGCGCAAGGTTCTGGCTCGTGGGTGA
- the rfbB gene encoding dTDP-glucose 4,6-dehydratase, whose amino-acid sequence MTILVTGGAGFIGANFVLDWLAQSDEQVINLDKLTYAGNLESLASLDGDARHVFVQGDIGDSALVTRLLNEHQPRAILNFAAESHVDRSIHGPEDFIETNIVGTFRLLEAVRAYWGGLEQGAKEAFRFLHVSTDEVYGSLAKDDPAFTETHQYEPNSPYSASKAASDHLVRAYHHTYGLPVLTTNCSNNYGPYHFPEKLIPLIIVNALAGKSLPVYGDGQQIRDWLYVKDHCSAIRRVLEAGLLGETYNVGGWNEKPNLDIVHTVCGLLDELRPRDDGQPYHQQIAYVTDRPGHDRRYAIDARKLERELGWKPAETFETGIRKTVEWYLDNQVWVGNVTSGAYRDWVSRQYT is encoded by the coding sequence ATGACCATCTTAGTCACCGGCGGTGCCGGTTTTATCGGGGCGAACTTTGTACTGGACTGGCTGGCGCAGTCGGATGAACAGGTAATCAACCTGGACAAGCTGACCTACGCCGGGAACCTGGAAAGCCTGGCAAGTCTGGACGGGGATGCGCGGCATGTATTTGTGCAGGGCGATATCGGTGATAGTGCGCTGGTAACACGCTTGCTAAATGAGCACCAGCCTCGTGCGATCCTCAATTTCGCCGCTGAATCCCACGTCGACCGGTCAATTCACGGTCCGGAAGATTTCATCGAAACCAATATTGTCGGGACGTTCCGACTATTGGAAGCAGTGCGCGCTTATTGGGGGGGGCTCGAACAGGGCGCCAAAGAGGCGTTCCGCTTCCTGCATGTTTCCACCGATGAGGTTTATGGGTCGCTGGCAAAAGATGATCCCGCGTTCACCGAGACCCATCAGTACGAACCGAACAGTCCCTATTCGGCGAGCAAGGCTGCAAGTGACCACTTGGTGCGTGCTTACCACCACACCTATGGCTTGCCTGTTCTGACGACCAACTGCTCGAACAACTACGGTCCGTACCATTTTCCGGAAAAGCTTATTCCGTTGATCATCGTCAACGCCCTTGCCGGTAAGTCTCTGCCGGTATATGGCGACGGCCAGCAAATTCGCGATTGGCTCTACGTCAAAGACCACTGCAGTGCTATTCGCCGCGTACTTGAAGCTGGTTTGCTCGGAGAGACCTACAACGTAGGCGGCTGGAACGAGAAGCCTAATCTCGACATCGTTCACACCGTTTGCGGTTTGCTCGACGAGTTGCGCCCCCGCGATGATGGCCAACCTTACCACCAGCAGATCGCTTATGTTACCGATCGCCCGGGTCACGATCGTCGTTATGCCATTGATGCTCGGAAACTTGAGCGTGAGTTGGGTTGGAAACCGGCGGAAACATTCGAGACCGGTATCCGGAAGACTGTCGAGTGGTATCTCGATAATCAGGTGTGGGTAGGTAATGTCACTAGCGGAGCTTATCGTGATTGGGTAAGCAGGCAGTACACATGA
- the cmk gene encoding (d)CMP kinase, with the protein MKNIAPVITIDGPSGSGKGTVAGILAKRLGWNLLDSGALYRLLAFAAHNHGVDLTNEELLKKLAAHLDVQFIAATEGQLQRIILEGDEVSDVIRTESVGSGASQVAALPAVREALLQRQRAFQEAPGLVADGRDMGTVVFPDAPLKIFLTASAEERARRRYLQLKGKVEGVSLSSLLDEIRARDERDTQRAVAPLKPAADAIQLDSTELSIDQVLERIMSEIAIRDIAG; encoded by the coding sequence GTGAAAAACATTGCACCGGTCATCACCATTGATGGGCCAAGCGGCTCGGGCAAAGGCACCGTAGCCGGAATTCTGGCCAAGCGTCTGGGCTGGAACCTGCTGGATTCCGGTGCGCTTTACCGCTTGCTGGCATTTGCTGCGCACAACCACGGTGTGGATCTGACCAATGAAGAGCTGCTGAAGAAACTCGCCGCTCATCTGGATGTTCAGTTCATTGCGGCGACCGAAGGTCAGTTGCAGCGAATCATTCTGGAAGGCGACGAAGTCAGCGATGTCATCCGCACCGAAAGCGTCGGCTCCGGCGCTTCGCAAGTGGCTGCATTGCCCGCCGTGCGCGAGGCGCTGCTGCAGCGCCAGCGTGCTTTTCAGGAAGCACCGGGCCTGGTAGCCGATGGTCGCGACATGGGAACGGTGGTTTTTCCTGATGCGCCGCTGAAGATTTTCCTGACCGCCAGTGCCGAGGAGAGGGCGCGCCGTCGATATTTGCAGTTGAAGGGCAAAGTCGAGGGTGTTAGTCTGTCGAGTCTGCTAGATGAGATCCGTGCACGCGACGAGCGTGACACCCAGCGAGCGGTAGCCCCGCTTAAGCCGGCGGCTGACGCCATACAGCTGGATTCCACGGAGTTGTCCATTGATCAGGTGCTTGAACGCATCATGAGCGAGATCGCCATTCGCGATATCGCCGGGTGA
- a CDS encoding glycosyltransferase family 2 protein — MTVSSQCFGTDNAVQVAGEHIANVAILMCTYNGASFLAEQLDSLERQTYRNWTLYVSDDGSQDQTLEILETFRTEMGADRVQVSKGPKRGFVANFLSLASRADIEADFFAWSDQDDIWKDAKLEKALAWLQGVPDQVPALYCGRTELIGESGVSCGYSPRFSLPPHFSNALVQSIGGGNTMVFNRAARDLLLEAGDRVDVPCHDWWAYLLVSGAGGEVHYDPEPMLLYRQHEENLIGGNSGWSARLKRLPLIFQGLFCRWNDQIINALEAMYHRLSPEHQVTLTQFKKARTQKLFSRILGFQRAGIYRQTFFGNLGLILVVLLKKI, encoded by the coding sequence GTGACGGTTTCCAGCCAGTGTTTTGGTACAGATAATGCCGTCCAGGTAGCTGGCGAGCACATTGCGAATGTCGCAATTCTTATGTGTACATACAACGGTGCATCATTTCTTGCTGAGCAACTCGACTCACTTGAACGTCAAACTTATCGCAACTGGACGCTTTATGTTTCCGACGACGGCTCTCAAGACCAAACTCTAGAAATTTTGGAAACATTTCGTACTGAAATGGGGGCGGATCGCGTCCAGGTATCGAAAGGTCCCAAGAGAGGGTTTGTAGCCAATTTCCTGTCCTTGGCCAGTCGAGCTGATATCGAGGCAGATTTTTTTGCCTGGTCGGATCAGGACGATATATGGAAGGATGCAAAGCTCGAGAAGGCGCTTGCGTGGTTACAGGGAGTACCCGATCAGGTCCCGGCTCTCTACTGTGGTCGTACCGAGCTGATTGGCGAGTCGGGTGTCTCGTGCGGGTATTCACCACGTTTTAGTCTTCCTCCCCATTTCTCAAATGCGCTGGTTCAGAGTATTGGTGGCGGCAACACCATGGTCTTTAACCGGGCTGCGCGCGACCTGTTGCTAGAGGCGGGTGATCGCGTCGATGTTCCATGCCACGATTGGTGGGCTTACCTTCTTGTTTCCGGAGCGGGTGGCGAGGTTCATTACGATCCTGAGCCCATGCTCCTTTATCGCCAGCATGAGGAAAACCTGATTGGTGGGAACTCAGGTTGGTCTGCGCGCCTCAAGCGTTTGCCACTGATTTTTCAAGGCCTATTCTGCAGGTGGAATGATCAGATCATCAATGCGCTAGAAGCGATGTATCATCGCTTGAGTCCTGAGCATCAGGTGACTCTTACTCAATTCAAAAAAGCACGTACTCAGAAACTCTTTTCAAGAATCCTGGGTTTTCAGCGGGCCGGTATATACCGGCAGACGTTTTTTGGAAACCTGGGGCTTATTCTCGTGGTTCTACTGAAAAAGATCTAA
- a CDS encoding bifunctional prephenate dehydrogenase/3-phosphoshikimate 1-carboxyvinyltransferase yields the protein MIGRLVVVGLGLIGGSFAKGLRESGVCREVVGVDLDPQSRKLAVELGVVDRCEDDLATACQGADVIQLAVPILAMEKVLARLASMDLGSAILTDVGSAKGNVVRAATEAFGGMPARFVPGHPIAGSEQSGVEASNAELFRRHKVILTPLEQTDPAALAVVDRLWRALGADVEHMQVERHDEVLAATSHLPHLLAFGLVDSLAKRNENLEIFRYAAGGFRDFTRIAGSDPLMWHDIFLANREAVLRTLDTFRSDLDALRDAVDAGDGHQLLGVFTRARVAREHFSKILARRAYVDAMNSNDLIFLAQPGGRLSGRIRVPGDKSISHRSIMLGSLAEGVTEVEGFLEGEDALATLQAFRDMGVVIEGPHHGRVTIHGVGLHGLKPAPGPIYLGNSGTSMRLLSGLLAAQNFDSTLTGDASLSKRPMNRVANPLREMGAVIETAAEGRPPMTIRGGHKLKGLTYTMPMASAQVKSCLLLAGLYAEGKTTVTEPAPTRDHTERMLRGFGYPVSVEGATASVESGGKLTATHIEVPGDISSSAFFLVAASIAEGSELVLEHVGINPTRTGVIDILRLMGADITLENQREVGGEPVADLRVRAAKLKGIEIPEELVPLAIDEFPVLFVAAACAEGRTVLTGAEELRVKESDRIQVMADGLLALGVKCQPTPDGIIIDGGQIGGGEVHGHGDHRIAMAFSVASLRATAPIRIHDCANVATSFPNFLALCGQVGIRVAQEAQS from the coding sequence ATGATCGGTCGCCTTGTGGTGGTCGGTCTGGGGTTGATCGGTGGTTCGTTTGCCAAAGGCTTGCGTGAAAGCGGTGTGTGTCGCGAAGTGGTCGGGGTCGATCTCGATCCACAATCGCGCAAGCTGGCGGTCGAGTTGGGTGTGGTCGATCGTTGTGAAGACGACTTGGCGACTGCCTGTCAGGGCGCTGATGTGATTCAGTTGGCGGTGCCGATTCTGGCCATGGAAAAAGTCCTCGCACGGTTGGCGAGCATGGATCTGGGCTCGGCGATTCTGACCGATGTCGGCAGCGCCAAAGGCAATGTGGTGCGCGCGGCAACCGAAGCGTTTGGCGGTATGCCGGCGCGCTTTGTGCCGGGCCATCCGATCGCCGGTTCCGAGCAGAGTGGGGTGGAAGCCTCGAATGCCGAACTGTTCCGTCGTCACAAGGTGATTCTCACGCCGCTCGAACAAACCGACCCGGCGGCTTTGGCTGTGGTCGATCGTCTGTGGCGCGCCTTGGGCGCCGATGTCGAGCACATGCAGGTCGAACGACACGATGAGGTGCTGGCCGCGACCAGTCATCTACCGCACCTGCTGGCCTTCGGTCTGGTCGATTCGTTGGCCAAGCGCAATGAAAATCTTGAGATCTTCCGTTACGCTGCGGGCGGTTTCCGCGATTTCACAAGAATCGCCGGAAGCGACCCGTTGATGTGGCACGACATCTTCCTCGCCAACCGCGAGGCTGTCCTGCGCACACTCGATACATTTCGCAGCGACCTCGACGCCTTGCGCGACGCGGTCGATGCAGGGGATGGGCACCAATTGTTGGGCGTTTTCACTCGCGCCCGGGTTGCCCGCGAGCATTTCAGTAAAATCCTGGCCCGCAGGGCCTATGTGGACGCTATGAATTCCAACGATCTGATCTTCCTGGCTCAACCTGGTGGCCGCCTGTCCGGTCGGATTCGCGTACCGGGTGACAAATCCATTTCCCACCGTTCGATCATGCTCGGCTCGCTGGCCGAAGGCGTCACCGAAGTCGAAGGCTTCCTTGAGGGCGAAGACGCTCTGGCGACCTTGCAGGCGTTTCGCGACATGGGTGTGGTCATCGAAGGCCCGCACCACGGCCGCGTGACCATCCATGGTGTCGGCCTGCATGGCCTGAAACCGGCGCCGGGCCCGATCTATCTGGGCAACTCCGGTACGTCGATGCGTCTGCTGTCCGGCCTGTTGGCCGCGCAGAACTTCGACAGCACGCTGACTGGCGATGCGTCGCTGTCCAAGCGTCCGATGAATCGCGTGGCCAATCCACTGCGTGAAATGGGCGCCGTGATCGAAACTGCTGCCGAAGGTCGTCCGCCGATGACCATTCGCGGCGGCCACAAGCTCAAAGGCCTGACTTACACCATGCCGATGGCCAGTGCTCAGGTGAAATCCTGCCTGCTGCTCGCCGGTCTGTACGCTGAAGGCAAGACCACCGTGACCGAGCCGGCTCCGACTCGCGACCACACCGAACGCATGCTGCGTGGCTTCGGCTACCCGGTCAGCGTTGAAGGCGCTACGGCTTCGGTTGAATCCGGCGGCAAACTGACCGCAACTCACATTGAAGTGCCGGGCGACATCTCGTCGTCGGCGTTCTTCCTCGTCGCGGCCTCGATCGCTGAAGGGTCGGAGCTGGTGCTTGAGCACGTCGGCATCAACCCGACCCGCACCGGCGTCATCGATATCCTGCGCCTGATGGGCGCTGATATCACTCTGGAAAACCAGCGTGAAGTCGGCGGCGAGCCGGTGGCTGATCTGCGCGTGCGAGCAGCTAAACTCAAAGGTATCGAGATTCCGGAAGAACTGGTTCCGCTGGCTATCGACGAATTCCCGGTGCTGTTTGTGGCCGCTGCCTGTGCTGAAGGGCGTACCGTACTGACGGGAGCCGAAGAGCTGCGGGTCAAGGAGTCGGATCGTATCCAGGTGATGGCGGACGGCTTGCTGGCGCTGGGCGTCAAATGCCAGCCGACCCCGGACGGCATCATCATCGACGGCGGCCAGATTGGCGGCGGCGAAGTGCATGGTCATGGCGATCACCGTATCGCGATGGCTTTCAGCGTTGCCTCGTTGCGCGCCACTGCACCGATCCGCATCCATGATTGCGCCAACGTCGCGACGTCGTTCCCGAACTTCCTCGCGCTGTGCGGGCAGGTCGGTATTCGTGTAGCGCAAGAGGCTCAGTCGTGA
- a CDS encoding glycosyltransferase: protein MTVKLPKVAVLLAAYNGMRWIEDQVASILEQSGVEVTIYISVDTSTDGTEAWCARLATNLSNVILLPSVGRFGGASRNFFRLIRDVDVGNFEFFAFADQDDIWYADKLQRAVSLLEQQRSDAYSSNVTAFWLDGKTRLLDKAQPQVAWDYLFEAAGPGCTYVLTRRLLESIKLSVLTNWDALQGVSLHDWFFYAYARSHGYRWFIDPIPSMDYRQHDSNQVGANTGLRSLVVRYKTINNGWWFGQVQLIARLIGRDASPFVSSWFSLSRSQLFKLSFSAWHCRRRVRDKVLFFIVCWVMMLVMSKA, encoded by the coding sequence ATGACTGTGAAATTACCAAAAGTTGCGGTTTTGCTAGCAGCTTATAATGGAATGCGGTGGATCGAGGATCAGGTGGCTTCGATTCTTGAGCAGTCTGGGGTTGAAGTTACTATATATATCAGTGTGGATACCTCGACAGACGGAACTGAAGCATGGTGTGCGAGGCTTGCAACTAACCTATCTAATGTCATCCTGTTGCCGTCCGTAGGGCGATTTGGTGGTGCATCTCGCAATTTCTTTCGATTGATACGCGATGTTGATGTCGGCAATTTTGAGTTTTTTGCTTTCGCTGATCAGGATGATATCTGGTACGCGGATAAGCTTCAGCGTGCGGTGTCTCTGCTTGAGCAGCAGCGGTCTGATGCATACTCCAGTAATGTCACGGCCTTCTGGCTGGATGGTAAGACAAGGTTGCTGGATAAGGCGCAACCCCAAGTTGCATGGGATTATCTGTTTGAAGCGGCTGGCCCGGGTTGTACTTATGTTTTGACCCGTCGATTGTTAGAATCGATTAAGCTGTCGGTACTGACCAATTGGGATGCCTTGCAAGGCGTAAGTCTGCATGATTGGTTTTTCTACGCGTATGCGCGTAGTCATGGATATCGATGGTTCATTGATCCGATACCTTCCATGGATTATCGTCAACATGATAGTAATCAGGTAGGCGCCAATACCGGATTGCGCTCTTTGGTGGTTCGTTATAAAACTATTAATAATGGCTGGTGGTTTGGTCAAGTGCAGTTAATCGCCCGGTTAATTGGGCGCGATGCTAGTCCCTTTGTATCAAGTTGGTTTTCGTTGAGCCGCTCGCAATTGTTTAAGCTTTCTTTTAGTGCGTGGCATTGTCGACGTCGTGTTCGCGATAAAGTGTTATTTTTCATTGTTTGTTGGGTAATGATGTTGGTGATGAGTAAAGCCTGA
- a CDS encoding lipopolysaccharide assembly protein LapA domain-containing protein, whose product MRNLKRVLLGVVVLLLVLVILAFVLENQQSVSLLFLGWSMPQLPVSLVVVLALLIGMLVGPVLGWFLGRFSRRSRKHIV is encoded by the coding sequence ATGCGTAACCTCAAGCGCGTGCTTCTTGGTGTTGTCGTCCTTTTGCTGGTGTTAGTGATTTTGGCCTTCGTGCTGGAGAATCAGCAGTCAGTGTCTTTGTTGTTTCTGGGGTGGTCGATGCCTCAGCTACCGGTTTCGCTAGTCGTGGTCCTGGCGTTGCTGATCGGAATGCTTGTCGGTCCCGTGCTTGGCTGGTTTCTCGGGCGTTTTTCCCGGCGGTCGCGTAAACATATTGTTTGA
- the ihfB gene encoding integration host factor subunit beta, translating into MTKSELIERIVTHQGLLSSKDVELAIKTMLEQMSQCLATGDRIEIRGFGSFSLHYRAPRVGRNPKTGQSVSLDGKFVPHFKPGKELRDRVNEEEEEGV; encoded by the coding sequence ATGACGAAGTCGGAGTTGATCGAACGAATTGTCACCCATCAAGGGCTGCTCTCATCCAAGGATGTGGAGTTGGCCATCAAGACCATGCTTGAACAAATGTCCCAGTGTCTGGCCACCGGGGATCGTATCGAGATCCGTGGGTTTGGCAGCTTCTCCCTGCACTACCGTGCGCCTCGCGTTGGTCGTAATCCCAAGACCGGCCAGTCCGTCAGTCTGGACGGTAAGTTCGTGCCGCATTTCAAGCCGGGTAAAGAGCTGCGCGATCGGGTGAATGAGGAAGAGGAGGAGGGGGTTTGA